The following proteins are encoded in a genomic region of Nicotiana sylvestris chromosome 4, ASM39365v2, whole genome shotgun sequence:
- the LOC138889600 gene encoding uncharacterized protein, which yields MNQELECDEEEAFREINRELELFDNKPNPKLNDTEQANLVFEHLLLDEEVNSVELTSEDTNAWKMFFDGVVNEKVIGIGAILISSTGQHYPATARLRFFCTNNTAEKHVEDLSRRFKSVEFRYIPHFHNKLADVLATLASMLPYPGNSHIDPLEIQIGESHGYCNTVEAKPNIHPWYHDIKSFLKTKEYPEQANGDQKRTIRWLTNGFFLSSDVLYKRTMDLNLLRCVDAEEAKRIMYEVHA from the exons atgaaccaagaactggAATGTGATGAAgaggaggcttttagggaaataaatcgagaattggaactaTTTGATAATAAACctaatccgaaattaaatgataccGAGCAAGCTAATTTGG TCTTTGAGCACCTACTCCTggatgaagaggtaaactcaGTTGAGCTAACatcagaagacaccaatgcttggaaaatgttctttgatggagttgTAAACGAAAAAGTcattggaattggggcaatcttgatctcatccactggtcagcattatccagccacagcccggcttcggtttttctgcacaaacaacactgccga GAagcatgtggaagatcttagcaggCGGTTCAAGTCAgttgagttcaggtacattcctcatTTTCACAATAAGTTAGCCGATGTgctcgctactttggcctcgatgctgccatacccaggcaatTCCCACATTGACCCGTTAGAAATCCAAATCGGGGAAAGTCACGGTTACTGCAATACGGTTGAGGCAAAACCAAATATTcatccatggtatcatgatatcaagagctttctgaaaactaaagaatatcccgagcaggccaatggagaccaaaagaggaccattagatGGCTCACAAATGGTTTTTTCTTGAGCAgtgatgtcttgtacaaaagaactatggatctcaacttgttaagatgtgttgatgccGAAGAGGCCAaaagaatcatgtatgaagtgcatGCATGA